A genomic stretch from Pseudomonadota bacterium includes:
- a CDS encoding putative toxin-antitoxin system toxin component, PIN family, with protein MYRIKAVLDTNIIFSGIVSPKGSPRKLLELAKEETFKVVTSILINREILEVLHRGHIYTKYGLNEAIIDDIASFLYEGAILTEDSYEIMKVKRDPEDDKFINCAIEGEADYIVSGDGHLLDLKHYSGIQIINVNSFLRILQKA; from the coding sequence ATGTATAGAATTAAGGCTGTTTTAGACACTAATATTATTTTCAGTGGTATCGTCTCGCCAAAAGGCTCACCAAGAAAACTTCTCGAATTAGCAAAAGAAGAAACATTCAAAGTTGTAACCTCGATTTTGATAAATCGGGAAATCCTTGAAGTTCTCCACAGGGGTCACATATACACGAAATATGGTCTCAATGAGGCTATCATAGATGACATTGCTTCTTTTCTTTATGAAGGTGCAATTTTAACAGAAGATTCGTATGAAATTATGAAAGTCAAAAGAGATCCGGAAGATGATAAATTTATCAACTGTGCCATTGAAGGGGAAGCAGACTACATAGTTTCCGGCGATGGGCATCTGCTCGATCTGAAACATTATAGCGGCATCCAGATTATTAATGTAAATAGCTTTTTGAGAATATTGCAAAAAGCGTAA
- a CDS encoding ATP-binding protein gives MAVMELRTVEDTILWKTLKALNNKNAHFLSANVLAICEEAENRSKIIIEHFPEYTIHDQVHLLRATELMGLILGDKVNVLNAVELSLLILSSYLHDQGMVLEADEQNTLEGTADFVLFRDNWYLNHPNRKEIQQQIAGRSASEKKRDELIRKINELDSGMVTAYLRTTHGIRSKAFVLKQYEHDRRLDIAGRNLSHLLSQLCLSHCEPTTSLIPNNGFNYDEQVGTYAVNMPFLAVILRLADILDFDSDRAPDTLYQAIHFTNDVSVQEWEKHRAVQGWTISQDLIRFTMYFKHPVYEATARRFMDMIDSELIECKQLIKHFPANCSNYRLDLPDRVDRSRLGPQGNAYIYHDLEFSLSRDEIIRLLLLEKLYRNPSLCVRELLQNALDALRYRKALHSCNGIDWKEGKVEMHHATDDNGYEIISCRDNGVGMDENTVTSFLCKVGRSFYRSPQFEQERLEFRKHNCDFDPVSRFGIGFMSCFMLGDRIIIQTRRDYGAGREYGRPLMIEINGLSSMVVIKEGTANLEVGTMVTIVSRKKPGFLDEWKDRVKLTTVLKGYAVAVEFPVHADCLIPEIADTVEIPPEPEKIPTLMEYAGLKNIVSYEQNFCEIDVRLGGSMRESFLIDQQGLPAIENAEAAWKTRENSKDWELFVGDKKIEDYPWNEHDGITISADGILIAGEPGRASFKRDSRILGYTNSQIYGPMATLLDVRGEMKPELTPARTRPDRSLFNSPPGWRRLDECVGEASGKIWGKVATRLEEGLLQETFWKLGTIYRASFRNITPEALWSNVGVSVIGSKTVWPKISHLGKLTIDKAERGFKLRTEDGSTIGPDENLQRWEETGTNHPELLYKMNSLVLLMSVAIVEDKNITLMPEVPNPFDGLLSHYYVGERILTGYLIPFKGVASKAIALQTPIGIANRSHPLSQLYVKSRLLKKKNDIEEFASYFLTFITSILNLNEKSGSLEKPEYGHKQIGYQYFEVDWQNYDMCLKPPYTVWVQGKGWTIIDEGFFERWKTI, from the coding sequence ATGGCAGTCATGGAACTTCGAACAGTAGAAGATACAATCCTTTGGAAAACATTGAAGGCGTTGAACAACAAAAATGCTCACTTTCTATCTGCAAACGTTTTGGCTATATGCGAGGAGGCAGAAAATCGATCAAAAATCATAATAGAACACTTTCCTGAGTATACCATCCATGACCAAGTACACTTGCTGCGCGCTACGGAATTAATGGGGCTAATCCTTGGTGACAAAGTAAATGTTCTGAATGCTGTGGAATTATCTCTTCTGATTTTGTCTTCTTATCTTCATGACCAGGGCATGGTTCTTGAGGCTGATGAGCAGAACACACTCGAAGGGACAGCAGATTTTGTTTTGTTTCGTGACAATTGGTACCTCAATCATCCTAATAGGAAAGAAATTCAACAACAGATAGCAGGCAGGTCGGCAAGCGAGAAAAAACGTGATGAGCTTATAAGGAAGATAAACGAATTAGATTCCGGTATGGTAACTGCGTATTTGCGAACAACTCATGGTATTCGTTCTAAGGCGTTTGTGTTGAAACAATATGAGCATGACAGGCGCCTTGACATAGCCGGAAGAAATCTTTCGCACCTTCTGTCCCAGTTATGTCTATCACATTGCGAGCCAACGACAAGCCTAATACCAAATAATGGATTTAACTACGATGAGCAAGTGGGAACTTATGCGGTAAACATGCCTTTTCTTGCGGTGATTCTTCGTTTAGCCGATATTTTGGATTTTGATAGCGATCGAGCGCCTGACACTCTTTACCAAGCGATCCATTTTACCAATGACGTGAGCGTGCAGGAATGGGAGAAACATCGTGCTGTTCAAGGATGGACTATTTCGCAAGATTTGATTCGATTTACTATGTACTTTAAACACCCTGTTTATGAAGCAACTGCTCGACGATTCATGGATATGATTGATTCCGAATTAATAGAGTGTAAACAACTGATCAAACACTTTCCGGCAAATTGCAGCAATTATCGGTTGGACCTTCCTGACAGAGTGGATCGTTCGCGCCTTGGTCCACAAGGAAATGCCTATATTTATCATGATCTCGAATTTTCTCTGTCAAGAGACGAAATCATACGGTTGTTATTACTTGAAAAGCTATATAGAAATCCTTCTCTTTGCGTGCGCGAACTGCTTCAGAATGCCTTGGATGCTCTCCGATATAGAAAAGCTTTGCATTCTTGTAATGGAATAGACTGGAAGGAAGGCAAAGTTGAAATGCATCATGCAACGGATGATAATGGTTACGAAATTATTAGTTGTCGTGACAACGGCGTAGGAATGGATGAAAATACAGTCACAAGTTTTCTCTGCAAGGTAGGAAGGAGCTTCTATCGATCACCCCAATTTGAACAGGAGAGGCTTGAATTCCGGAAACATAATTGTGACTTTGACCCGGTATCCCGGTTTGGCATCGGATTTATGTCCTGTTTTATGCTGGGAGACAGGATCATCATTCAAACACGCAGGGATTACGGCGCAGGAAGAGAGTACGGCAGACCGCTGATGATTGAGATTAATGGACTGAGCAGCATGGTGGTGATAAAGGAGGGGACGGCCAACCTTGAAGTTGGCACAATGGTAACCATTGTTTCAAGGAAAAAACCCGGCTTCCTTGATGAATGGAAAGATCGAGTGAAATTGACTACAGTGCTGAAGGGCTATGCCGTTGCAGTGGAATTCCCAGTCCATGCCGACTGCTTGATTCCGGAAATAGCCGACACAGTAGAGATACCTCCGGAACCAGAAAAGATTCCTACACTGATGGAGTATGCAGGGTTGAAAAACATTGTCTCCTATGAGCAGAATTTTTGTGAAATAGATGTACGCTTAGGTGGATCAATGAGAGAGTCTTTTCTGATAGACCAGCAAGGATTGCCCGCGATAGAGAATGCAGAGGCTGCCTGGAAGACACGAGAAAATTCAAAAGATTGGGAACTTTTTGTTGGAGATAAAAAGATTGAAGATTATCCTTGGAATGAACATGATGGAATAACTATCAGCGCAGATGGGATTCTTATAGCCGGTGAACCCGGACGTGCTTCTTTTAAAAGAGATAGTCGGATTCTTGGATACACTAACTCTCAAATCTATGGCCCTATGGCTACGCTCCTTGATGTAAGAGGAGAGATGAAACCGGAACTGACCCCGGCCCGCACACGTCCAGACCGCAGTCTATTTAACTCTCCACCAGGATGGAGACGGCTTGACGAATGTGTAGGTGAGGCTTCTGGCAAGATATGGGGTAAGGTTGCTACACGACTTGAAGAAGGTTTATTACAAGAGACGTTTTGGAAACTTGGAACAATCTATAGAGCTTCATTCAGAAATATTACCCCTGAAGCTCTGTGGAGTAATGTGGGAGTATCGGTTATTGGTTCCAAAACTGTCTGGCCAAAAATCAGTCATCTGGGGAAGCTTACGATAGATAAAGCGGAACGTGGGTTTAAACTGAGGACAGAGGATGGTAGCACTATTGGTCCTGATGAAAACCTGCAACGATGGGAGGAAACTGGGACTAACCACCCCGAGTTGCTATACAAAATGAACTCATTGGTACTGCTTATGAGCGTTGCGATAGTGGAAGATAAAAATATTACTCTGATGCCAGAGGTTCCTAATCCTTTTGATGGTTTGTTATCCCATTACTATGTGGGTGAAAGAATATTAACCGGTTATCTTATTCCTTTCAAGGGGGTTGCTTCAAAGGCTATTGCGCTTCAAACTCCTATAGGGATAGCAAACAGGTCCCATCCTTTGTCGCAACTTTATGTTAAAAGTCGGTTGTTGAAAAAGAAAAACGATATAGAAGAATTTGCATCTTATTTTCTTACATTCATTACGTCAATACTGAACCTTAATGAGAAGTCCGGTTCATTGGAAAAACCCGAGTATGGGCACAAACAGATTGGTTACCAGTATTTTGAGGTAGACTGGCAAAATTATGATATGTGTCTCAAGCCACCATATACTGTTTGGGTTCAGGGCAAGGGATGGACCATAATAGATGAGGGTTTTTTTGAACGGTGGAAAACCATCTGA